From the Helianthus annuus cultivar XRQ/B chromosome 17, HanXRQr2.0-SUNRISE, whole genome shotgun sequence genome, the window ATTGCCTCTTGGAACGTTTCAAACCTTCAATTTCACAAACATTAATTTCGACCAACTTGAACACATTTTTCAATTTATCAACATTCACATTCTCCAAAGGAAATTCaagatccgaatacaacttatctgatcccgacatcttgtacatcacaagattaggttcttcacttaagttgtttttggattttgatttcggaatatatttatccaaaaAGCATTCTTCATCCTCAGTTgtgtcactttcagattttaaaacattttcaaccaTACTTTTAACAACTTCTGACTGGACACTGTCTTCATCggatgatgaagtgaatgtgacgtCGATTGATTCTGGAAGTTAAACCTCATTTATttcttcatcattaaccaacccggactttttctttgaaaaaatatttaatactggcggtggaacctgatgatacccaACCCCCAGTTCCATCCGAGTAAACATCTTCACTAGCTTTGTTCTTCCCAATTGgtttaggaacgatatgttgaagAACAAAACTTGTGGAGTTGTAGCtgttgagtttcagattgatgcgctcattctcaatcttagcttcctgaaactgaagcttcagattagcaatctcatccaactgttggttgatttgcttttcttttaactgAAGTACTCCTGACAGTTGAAAGTTTTCGTTTGTTGTTTTAtcatttctttcatcagaatcttttgtCGTTCTTTTTAGCTTCTCATAATTTTCTGAAATTTGATGGTTTTcatgaattaacttttcattttctttcctgaTTCGTTCTAcgtcaattttatctttttcaagtttatcagttaattcttttattcTATCATTTGAAGCTTTTACCAATTTGTCACGACTTAGGATCTGATTTTCAACTTCTCTGACTCTTTCTGTCAGTTCTTCAGTCTTTTTACCACTGAGGTAAGCAAGTGTGCTACAAACCTTGCagtctttcatgcaatttttgcagtcacttTCACTTTTGGCTTTATCAGTCTTACCTGGCTCATTTGTTGAATCATTAGAACTGACCTTGCTCTTTGACTCAGTTCtagacttaggggctgtttggcaacatctgaatggttaagtgctgaaccagtaagaggtttgaatcattaattgctgaaccagtaagaggtctgaaccattaagagcctatataattcttaaccattcagaggcaaatgtctgaccaattcagattagaggtcttaaccattcagactttgtataaatcttaaccattcagaggcaaatgtctgaaccattcagacatctactcgtgaaacaaacagtctgaaccattaagtgttgaaccagtaagaggtctgaaccattaagagcttcattaagaggtaaacaaacagccccttagactCTACCTCGAACTCTTTCGCTGCAAGAACTTTATCAGCCATTTTCTTCAGATTTTCTGCTGTGAATTTTTTTGTCATGTCGATTATCCCACCATCGACCTTTTTCGACTGTagctctttttctttctcttcttcttcactTCCCCACCACATTCTCTATCTTGCTTCTTCCTCTTCTGCTATTTGCTCGATCAGAGTCTCGACAAGAAGTGTTGATGGTTTCACAAGTATATTTCCCTTAGGATCCAAATAGCTTTCTCTATCAGCATCCCATCTCTTCGCGCTTTTTGCCTCTTTCCATGCACGATAATGTTTGTCTTTCATGCCTTGAGCTAACATCTTTCTGTTGACATATTTTACCTCTTCTGTTCGGGTATCTTTGAAAGGAACGATTTTTGCCATGAAGGCATATCCCACTGCATCTTCTTCCGGCAACACATCACTCTAATCGAATCCCTCATCATCATGGATAACGGCTAatgctcttgatttttctttggGATTTTCTTCTATCTGCTTCATTCTGGGAGGTTCAGATTTTTTTTGATGATAGATGGCTCTTTTATAATAGTCTTCACGGAAAGGGTTGGCCGTTTCATCAGCAGCTGCATTTCGACATTCTCGTTTAAAATGCCCCTTTTGCTTTCATTTAAAGCATGTAACCttcgatttatcaaaacctagCTTTGTTGAAGGTCCGCCAATGGAGTGTCTGCCTGTTATCTCCATGAATCTCTAAGCCTTTCTGACcgcactcgccatacaccatctAAAATcaatcaactccatctcttcggggtcaatttgatcataatcttccctGGTGAGGTTGGTGTTTCCGATTTTTCAGCAACAAGGCTCTCATATGATTCTAAGACGGATGCCAAAAACACCATTTGCTGTTTGGCTGCTTCTTCGCTGAAGTTTTGTGCATTGTTGAGGTCTACAGCAATATTGCACTGGAACATGTTTTTCGGAACTGACTGTTGTTGTTGTCTTAGAGCAGTTGACGATGATCCTCCATGATAACCACTGCTTGGACTTTCTTGATTTGACATGTTTGAATTTTCTACTGAGAAAGCAGTCTTCGGGGACACAGTTTTGGGAATCATACTTCCTCGATAATATAGGTTAACATTTTGTTGATACGTGGAATTGTTGACTTTGTTCGTTTTCCTGATCTCCAATCCATGACTTTCCAACCTTTCGATTAGTAGATCAACTCTCAGATCACTCGACTTCACTGTGTTCTTCAGCATTAAAGCAAAATACAGCCAATCTTTCTCATCAGGCAGTGAGTTAAACAACTTATCAACCAATTCTTCCTGAGTATACACAATTCCATATCTTGCAAGTTCCAACTTTAAGTGACAGAATCTTTCTATCATCTTTGacacagattcatttttcatacaccCAAACAGATCGAATTcctttttcaacatttttttcttatttttgacaatttcagcacCATCCACACACTTCATCTTTAATTTCTCCCATAGATCTCTAGAATCTTTGTAGTCAATTAATGATATAATATCATCTCTCACTGATTGATGAAGTAAAGTGATGCATTTCTGTTCTGCAATGAAATTCTCTTGCGGAGTATCAGTTAAATTTTCATAGTCAGTTCTTCCGATATCAAAACCACTTCTCATACTCTTCCAACTTTGATAAGCAAATGCCTGTAGCCATTCCTCAAATCTACTCGCCCATCTGTTGTAATCCTCTATGGCCATTAACTTGGGCGGTTTGTTGTAGGTGCCGTAGGCATTATCAACACTCAAAGAGTCAGCAATGGTTTTCTTCGGACTCGGGATTGGTGCATTTTCATTTGTGTGGCTTGTTGTGCCATCTCCTGAACTGCTGGTATAGGCAAAAACATCACTGAACGGATTCAGAAAATCGTCACCCATCTTTAAGTACCTGAAACAATTAACAAACACTTAgacaaatttttgaaattttaagAACAAACTTCACAACTGATGTAATTTCATACGAAATGGATTTCAAGCGGAATGGACTTCAAGCGAAATAGTCTTCAAACGAAATGGTCTTCAAGCGAAATGGTCTTCAAATGAAATGGAAGaaaatttcacacgaaatggcagTTTTCATGCGAAATGGTCCAACCAAGTccaattcgtacgaaatggacGAAAATCTCAAGCGAAATGGCAACTTTTATGCAAAATGgacactttcaaacggaatggaAGTTCAATTCGTATGAACTGATGATCTTTCAAGCGAATTGGCACTTTGGTGCGAAATGGGGTCCACCAagtctatttcgtgcgaaatgaaatcCACAATGTCCAATATGTGCGAAATGGAGTTCATAAGATCTATTCCGTGCGAAATGAAGATCCAGACTTGTCAATCTGTGCGAAATGAAAATCTCGTTCAAACGAAATGAtgtttttgtcaaattgatcacgTTTTAGGTCAAATTatggtctgattctttcaaggatttgttaaaactgtgttttacatgatatatgtgaaattcaagccattttaaccgttaaatcctgattaattttgaaaattgtgaagaagaatgagtagaagtcagaaattccggtgaaaacaagctgaattggtatgaactcttcctcctgagctctgataccacttgttggattgTTATACGACCTAAAtaagtcgatcagaagagttttaatcCATATCAAAGGCGAAATTCGATGATACGGacttgattacagcttgattcTCCTTAATTATCTTGtttttattgatttcaaagcaATACAGATCAGTTGACAatttggcagcacctcggctctgaaatccGGATCGTTACAAATGAGAAACCAGCTCAGGTATATATAGGGTGACCATTTCGTACGAAACAGACACagcccatttcgtgcgaaatggggttttcccatttcgtgcgaaatgacctaTGCACAATCAAAACCTAATTTTTCGTAAACTGAGCACTGGATTATCCTATCTAGACAcacgactcgatacaagacgaagttaacagacatttatGCACCAACATGTTTCAATGTGTATTTCGCATGTGTTTGttcaggtacaagatggtgtttgttccgttCACTGGCATTGGCAACCATTGTCGAAATGTAACCCTTGGAGCTGGGTTGTTGTCATCGGAGAGCATTGAATCCTATAAATGGCTTCTGAATTCATTCATAAAGTCATTTGGGCGGCAGCCAAAGGTTGTAGTGACGGACCAAGACCCTGctatgaaacaggctattgaggaggttttTTCTACCAGCAGACACCgattgtgcatgtggcacataatgaaaaaatTTGCAGATAAGGTATAACATGCTATATTGTCTTTCGTTAgcgttttttttataatatagatTTTGTTATAGGTTGACATAAAAAGGATTTATCGGTATAGGTTGGACACGAGTTGTGCAACAACgatgagtttaaaaggaggatgtgcgacATTGTATGGACTGATTCCATTGAGCCTGAAGAATTCGAGAGGCAGTGGAAGTTGGTGATGATTGAGTTCGGTCTCAGTGAaaacaaatggattgatgatatgttttcGATGAGAAACATGTGGATTCCGGCTTTTTACCGGCATGAGCCCATGTCTGGTCTCATGCGAACAACTTCGAGATCAGAGAGCGAGAATCATTTTTTTTGCCAGGTGTCAAATTCACAACTCACTCTTGTAGAGTTTATGAATCAATTTGACGGTGCAATGGATGTCCAAAGGTTCAATCATAGAAAgaatgatcatatttcaagatatactgagccTGCTGATTGGAGCGAAAATACtttggaaaaagatgctgctaagatATACACCAGGTCTATATTCTTTGATCAGCAAATAGAGATTCATGGAACAATTTCCGAATGTCTGCCGATGGACACCAAAATCGAGGGTCCACAGATCAGGATATTGATGAAAGACTTTAAAGCCCATGGAGATGGTTTATTAGAGGTATTATAgcatatatatttcaaacatgCGATTTTGAAAACCTATTTGCGAATTTCATTTTCAGTACAAGATTTTGCAATATCGATTTTGATGTACGAATGCGATTTTAAATTTATACAACTAAATGATTTTTAGACATGCAAAATTGTTAatttacacatgcgattttagtttttaatatatattttttcttttggttttcttaggtgtggttcaagaatcttgaaaatgatgtaactgcacagtgtagctgtttgcgttttgagcagtatgggctgctatgtaaacacatctattttcttttcaagatgtttggtgttaaagaaatacCAAACAAATATTTTATGAAGAGATGGACAAAGGATGTGGTTCCGAATGAATTAAATGTGAAGTACAATTTAAGGGTGGGTGACAAGGATGTGCAACACAAGGCTAAATGGATTGCTCGTGTAATCATCCAcacaggggagtatttggttagcAATTTGATTTCCGGccttgatcaacttgttttagtgagggatcaaatgatgcatcttaaagagagagttgatcagAGTCATATAACCACGcaacttgatccaaaatttgaccgattttccaagttgattggttatcaacaaccagtaactaatgcTCCTCCTACTGTCCGTGTGCcggctggtataagaaacaaaggtcgtggctcgcataaaaggattaaatccaagaaggaacaaatgatcagccgcaaaGGAAAAAGATCTAGGACatgtagtgtatgcaatgtaaaaggTCATGATATTCGGACTTGCGAGATACTGAAAGGCAAACAACAAGGCAAACAACAAGGCAAACagcaaaagaagaagatgaagggtgTCCAGATTGAAAAAGATCCCAGAGATAAAGACAACGAGGTCGAAGACGATAAAGAGGAATATGAGTTTGAAGATTACAGTAGTGATGatggatctgaagaagaagatcagtgggaGGAGGTTTCagaagatgatgaggaagattaattttttttaaatgtaaatgtaattttatatgaaaacatgcgattttatacTCATCTGTTTATATCATTTTTTCATGCGATTTTAGTAtataaacatgcgattttatatgcaTCAGTTTATAATTAGTCTTACATGCGATTTCACTTTTAGTTCATGCGATTTTGAGTTATCTTGTTTTTTGTGACAAAGATGTCTAAATCATTCAGGCGATTTTATATTATAATTAAGCATAAGATGTGTTCAAAAcatgtacccaaaatataaaatAGTTGTTATTGGCTAACACAGCTATAACCATAAAACGATTAAACAGAGAATTTAGTTACTTGAAGCAAAGATTTTGTCACGTTCAGCagagctgaactccatcttctccttcacAGTATTTAGAGCATCTTtcaggaaagagaaggctaagtcatcagctTGAGATTGCTCTTTTATATGATTCAAAGCTGCGTCTCTAAAGCTTGATGGTGGTTCTTCAAGTAGTCTCTCCCACatctcttgatttttcttgatttcttcaagaattttcCCCTGCACATCAAGAATCAAATGAGAAGAGGTGACATCGGTGCTTATTTCTGTCAATGTGTGAGTTAACAATAGCTCTTTTATtgcaatgttttttttattttttctgaaTCTTCAGATGCCATTTTTTGTGGGTGTGTTGTGTGTATTTTTGTGTTCTATGTCTTAATATAGAAGGTAGTTACTTGggtattttatattaaaatagtaaatttattatgtaggtagggtggtaagttcagtagtatttattgtaaaattGATCACTACATGTCAAATTACAGTTACATCGGtaataaattaagtttttttatataaaatagttaatttttatttattttagttattaattcgtaatttttatttttttttttttgcattttttaggTCAAAGTAATTTGAAAGTATGAGCAGCATTTTATTCAAAATCGCATTTGATTCTAAAACGAATTCGCAAACTTTAAGAAATCTCAAAGATAATTAACTTTttttgaaatcgcatgtgtaaaaaagcatgaattcgcaaactataagaaatttcaaagattattaacttttttttttgaaatcgcatgtgtaaaatCATGAAGTCGCACATCATAATACATCTTAAACATATTACCTTTTTTTGTAATCGCATATAATGTTATATGATTTCGCAAACTTTATAAAAAACACAACCTTTCTTTTTGTCTGAAATGTTTTTTGCACGTTTGATATGTATTTCGCATATTTTATTTGAATTTCATcctgcatcatcttcttcgatagACGGTCTATCTATTTTGTTTCAGTTCTGAACTTCCAAATTCAGCAGAAGTTCAATTCGCCGAAGGAGTTGGTGAATAAGAATCGATCAATTTTTGATTACTTGTTAGATTTTCGAATACGATTTTGAATAAGAATCTTACGGTATGATTTGAGGTTTTGTTTGCCGATTATCAGGGGTTTTTGATTTCGTAATGGATcattttaaccttggcggtttcatatatatattttaatttgattaatttaatagtTAAGCACGGGGTTTAATTGAGATGATCTGACGGTTGTGGttatagcgtacgtaatgtaaGGTTAGGCATattgtatgataaccggcctatatatagggctgtaaacgaaccgaacgttcagtgaaccgttcggcgggaagttcgtttacgttcattcgataagcttaacgaatgaacacgaacaaaaaaaattgttcgataagcttaacgaacgaacacgaacaaaggtctcgttcgttcgactgcgttcgtgaacgttcggtaatatgtttgtttatgttcgttcgtgttcgttcgtttatgtccgttcgtgttcggttttttatgtttatttttctaaaagtttttaatgttttattaattttttactttcCCCCATATGTATTATTTCCCTCTCTCTGGCCCTCTCCCTCTTTGATATCACGCTCATTCATTCAGGCTATCTCCAATCGATTGAACCCAATATCATCCATCCCTTCAATCTTTAAATGGTTATATTTAACTACTTTCTTTGTGTACAATGTTTAAGATTAACGGCgtcttttttaattttcaaaattaaaGTTCATTTATGTCCGTTTGCGTTCGTGgttagtgttcacgaactgttcgcgaacaaccaaaattccttaacgaacgaacacgaacacaaacttctgttcgtcatgtgttcgcgaacagttcacgaacatccaaatttccttaacgaacgaacacgaacatagcgttgtttgtgacacctcggatctttccggataacctttcgatgtaacaaacgtgtacgtaatcgactaacagtaaaaatgtatgaaaaactatttgttattatgggttatgtgccgatttacttgtgtgtatgtatatatatatcagtgttatatatatgtgaaccaaacccgagacccgactcgagaccacggtctcgagtgaacagtgaagcacttgggccgtttgggccttgtaaccgagaacccaacccggaaacccctagcccaactcggtacattatataaacccaaccccacctcccttatccattttacacactcATCACACTCTCCCTCATTCACtctcttcttcactaaaccctaaaaccctagcacaacACTACAATCCCTCTTCCTCCTCTTGGGTTCAACCAAATCAAGAACATACTCGGCATTAGCTCGGAACcaccaaccggaagctcattcatcgaACCCACACACCTTAAGTCTCTACCGGTTAGTGTTTATATGCTCATGATTGTTGATGTTTGTTATGGTTGTGTGCTTATTAATGCTCGATCGTGATGTTATTGCTATAAAAGACTTGTTAGATGATAAAGGTGATTTCTTGAAATGATTATGTGTCTTAATGAAAAATAACCCGGTTTGGTGTTACATGGTTTTGATATTATGCTAGatgtttgtttgaatgattttggcCGAATAATATGTATGTTTCGGATATGTGCTAGTTGCTTGAATGATCATATCAAGGGCTTGATTATGAGGTTTTAAGTGCACGGTTTTGGGTTTTTAATAGTatgtctttgtttgaatgattttcagtttattgcttgaatgttctgttaaatgatgatgatgaacatgaagaacaatttgaatgcctttgaaatatttttgaaatgtgtacatttgatctgttttggctaatgatcagacaaacaaacatgttttagtggaaatggtacataattttcatgaaaatgcatttctattggttcgtacaaatgacaggttctagaagggattgccatgcacgttatcacggttgcgagtcgcaacctttggttgctactcgaaaccacgcatgaccagtcgaaacctcccagttgcgagtcgcaatcagcacgcatcaaacctagttgcgagtcgcaaccacacccgctaagtcgcaatctccggttacgattcgtaaccaaaacgtgacggaccgagaccgcagttgcgagtcgcaacctcggttgcgagtcgcaaccaccttagtttcgactgggctgttttatgttattgggccttgactgtttgtcttgttgtcttgggcttcaactgttgggcctcctgtggactggacttcattttgatctgctactgtatgtataCATGTTGCTGTCGTATTTCTGCCTGTTAATTGTTTGTATACGTGtatgctatacgtgtttacttgtacccgacttgacccatacttggtaaccatgctaggacgtggtaaccaacgagcttaaccaagtaacgtatcttaccgagcaacccaaggtgagttcacaacttaaaagcatgcgtcccggtggtttgggacacgagactgaaacaaccctatccccttgtaaaggggataccgtctacattccttccctagttactgggaaacaaacttactttatcttcccttgtattgggaaaccctttttagttaattactgtttatacggaatgcaactaacggcactaaacgcaactctatcactcaagtccctactacataataccgattagtcgccggtgccaggcgaacgggttattagttgatagcgctatttaggtcttaccagcctcacaccgtgccatggtatgggatcggtcgtgaactaatgtactcaggcatccgtcaatgatgatagaacattgacatcggggcatcctgcggaaacgcattcggttacctagtgttcggtattggaaaaacagtttagtcgctaacttttggggtagctccccatggcatgtataaacggataaattaactggtgaaacgagtttttggtaattaaaactggacaactagtgaactcactcagcattattgttgaccccttactgcatgctttgcaggtgaccagtgactggagcagctgcttgggatgtgtagtggtcgtctgcccgtgtgttgggcatttattatgtttACCTTGcgaacaatgtttaaaactgttaattatgcttccgctacatttactctgaacttaaaactctgaacttgatatttgctaatcttatggttagtaagtattactttaaatattaaccaatgcttagtataattggtggctggatcctggtcagtcacgccctcgaagcgggtgttacccgcgggtggaatttgggggtgtgacagattggtatcagagccattggttatagtgaacttggttttaaaaaggggaaaaatctttttgagaaaaaccagactataacccgtgactcgtgacgacactacactccaagtacaaggctcgacttatctgacctcatagctcggactcaTAGTTACTTGCTTGATTGTCTTAtgtttctgctttactatacgtactagtttgcctgattagatagatacatcttctctcttctatcttattctcgctatcacgcactcatactatgttttctggttatgaagacaatgagtggacgcggacgaggaaacgtcaacatgacccaggctcagttcactagcctgctcaacactgtggctgcagccttcgcagctcacccgataggtaaactcgttgttttaggatgtttagatcctaccgccacatcgtcttttcgcctctaaacctatttcgcttcactcctcacaacaggtcagcctgcacctgtgcaaccacgcgtctgtaccttcaagaccttcatggattgcaagcctcttccgttcagtggcactgagggtgccataggactcctgcactggatcgagaaggtcgaagctgttttcgctgtctgcgagtgtccccctgctaattgggtgaagtttgctactggtactctggagggaagcgcactttcatggtggaaagcgcaaa encodes:
- the LOC110893355 gene encoding protein FAR-RED ELONGATED HYPOCOTYL 3-like translates to MRNQLRYKMVFVPFTGIGNHCRNVTLGAGLLSSESIESYKWLLNSFIKSFGRQPKVVVTDQDPAMKQAIEEVFSTSRHRLCMWHIMKKFADKVGHELCNNDEFKRRMCDIVWTDSIEPEEFERQWKLVMIEFGLSENKWIDDMFSMRNMWIPAFYRHEPMSGLMRTTSRSESENHFFCQVSNSQLTLVEFMNQFDGAMDVQRFNHRKNDHISRYTEPADWSENTLEKDAAKIYTRSIFFDQQIEIHGTISECLPMDTKIEGPQIRILMKDFKAHGDGLLEMFGVKEIPNKYFMKRWTKDVVPNELNVKYNLRVGDKDVQHKAKWIARVIIHTGEYLILKGKQQGKQQGKQQKKKMKGVQIEKDPRDKDNEVEDDKEEYEFEDYSSDDGSEEEDQWEEVSEDDEED